A part of Ictalurus furcatus strain D&B chromosome 8, Billie_1.0, whole genome shotgun sequence genomic DNA contains:
- the micu3b gene encoding calcium uptake protein 3, mitochondrial: MPMSGHEHRFRLFSSVEYEGQLYMTPLDFIESVTMSEPKKKKFWQALTKQDLHKILSDTPPVWKGSSRLFRNLNEKGVISYTEYLFLLCILTKPQAGFRIAFNMFDADGNEMVDKREFMVLEEIFRKKNDKNDRGGETDSSSQLNVELYGYPGSVSHAVLKKEHQAFEPRSFWDVLKHGARIVLFSDLMEHVQENIADTTLLVHFFGKKGKTELNFEDFYRFMDNLQTEVLEIEFLTYSKGMTTISEEDFARILLRYTTVDNISSYLKNVHQSIPDEKGITFEEFRSFFQFLNNLEDFAIAMQMYNYASRPIGQDEFARAVYVATGLKLSQHLVNIVFKIFDVDHDDQLSYKEFIGIMKDRLHRGSWGYREERFTSFKACMKKELSGK, encoded by the exons AAAAAAAGTTTTGGCAAGCCCTGACAAAACAG GATTTACATAAGATTCTCTCAGATACTCCTCCTGTTTGGAAAGGCTCATCCAGGCTTTTCAGGAACTTAAATGAAAAAG GCGTCATCTCATATACAGAGTATTTGTTTCTTCTTTGCATTTTGACAA AGCCTCAGGCAGGATTTAGGATAGCTTTCAACATGTTTGATGCAGATGGCAATGAAATGGTGGACAAAAGGGAGTTTATGGTG CTAGAGGAAATATTTCGtaagaaaaatgacaaaaacgaTAGAGGTGGAGAGACTGACAGCTCATCACAACTG AATGTGGAACTGTATGGATATCCAGGTTCTGTCAGCCATGCT GTTCTTAAAAAAGAACACCAAGCGTTTGAACCTAGAAGCTTCTGGGATGTGCTGAAGCATGGTGCAAGAATAGTTCTCTTTTCAGATCTGATGGAG CATGTTCAAGAGAACATTGCTGACACAACTCTGTTGGTGCATTTCTttggaaaaaagggaaaaactgaactgaactttgAGGACTTCTACAG ATTCATGGACAACCTGCAGACAGAAGTACTTGAGATTGAGTTCCTTACCTATTCTAAAGGCATGACCACCATCAGTGAGGAGGACTTTGCTCGGATCCTTCTGCGATACACCACTGTGGACAACATCAGTAGCTATCTGAAGAATGTGCATCAGAGCATACCTGATGAGAAG GGAATCACTTTTGAGGAATTCAGGTCATTCTTTCAGTTCCTCAATAACTTAGAAGACTTTGCCATTGCCATGCAAATGTACAACTATGCAAGTCGACCAATTGGACAag ATGAGTTTGCACGTGCAGTCTACGTTGCCACAGGCTTAAAACTCTCCCAGCACCTTGTGAACATTGTCTTCAAGATTTTTGATGTGGATCACGATGACCAACTTAGCTACAAGGAGTTCATTGGCATCATGAAGGACCGCCTGCATCGAGGCTCCTGG GGATATCGAGAGGAGAGGTTCACCTCCTTTAAGGCCTGTATGAAGAAAGAGTTGTCTGGAAAATAG